One genomic region from Leptospira tipperaryensis encodes:
- a CDS encoding efflux RND transporter permease subunit, translating into MNIAQLSIKRPIFISSIVLLMLLTGWVALGRMGVDLFPDVNIPVVSVTTIYPGAGPEEIEELVSKPMEEELSSISGLKKISSRNQEGVSVVFGEFTLDTDIKYAEQQFRDKVGLVKPKLPTGIREPKVVRFDPADQPIIRLAVFAELDQAQLYDLAKETIKARLEQVQGVGSVKIVGGTRREIQIELDRNKLSSYQMPMVVIANRLKSAGLNVPVGKFETGSKETSYRTLGRYESLSQIENTIVSFGGEVGNAVLIKQLGTVRDGTEDEETIGYLWASKDDVMEEKTSFFAKIGNFFKGKKEVAEIPKEIKPALFIDVYKQSGGNTVAVADEVLKRIGKLNDGIKDMEGKPKIRLIRDGSKWIRYNVEDVTEAIVIGMLLAVITVYFFLGNFRSTVITGLALPNSMLGAFVLMWVMGFTINVMTLLALSLAVGLLVDDAIVVRENIFRKLEEGMGVLEASEKGTTEVTLAVIGTSLTVIAVFLPVGFLSGIVGQFFKQFGLTVVFAMLISLFDGLAVAPMLSAYFAGKIDHHAKKNKAVEAFDKFQTWLEKQYGRIMRVALKRPGLVLLGALGIFILSIFSLKFVKSTFLPANDQGEFLVTLDLPPGTSLQGTKQVADQVLDVLKKIPEMDMIAVTIGKPDGGEPNAATLAVALVNSKKRKRTTTQVKDDIREILKKFTFARPAVSDYSAVGGGIQYPFQLVIKGENLAEMEVYSKKVVQRLKSISDLADLDTDYRAGKPEYQIHLDNMRMQLVGVLPGVAGSELRYQIAGDEVSKYYDKGIEYEVRMRLRPDQRNLRMAYGQTKVPNIANKLIPLSAISTGKETAGPSRINRIDRARTIVVNANLAPGGAVQDATRMADEILKKELPPPPGVRYNFQGQSEDFKELLANIILAFGLALIFIYLVLASLYESFITPVTILFAIPPAISGAFFALALTNEMLNLFSMIGLILLMGLVAKNSILLVDYAMQAMRDEGLSREEAIYQAGLVRLRPILMTSLAMIMGTVPIALGFGEAAKSRTAMGIAIIGGLILSTVVTLVVVPSIFGFIDRFREWIESKFRPDYDLNASLIQPSHPSNGQIAYEKELLLAQEESLPKKVSSKKPKK; encoded by the coding sequence ATGAATATCGCCCAGCTTTCGATCAAACGACCTATTTTTATTTCGAGTATCGTTCTCCTTATGCTTCTCACCGGTTGGGTTGCTTTGGGAAGAATGGGAGTCGATCTTTTTCCGGACGTAAACATTCCCGTGGTCTCCGTGACTACGATCTATCCGGGAGCTGGTCCGGAAGAAATTGAGGAACTTGTATCCAAGCCGATGGAGGAAGAACTTTCTTCCATCTCCGGTCTTAAAAAAATCTCTTCTAGAAACCAAGAAGGCGTTTCTGTCGTATTCGGAGAATTCACTCTCGATACGGATATCAAATACGCAGAACAACAATTTCGCGATAAAGTCGGTCTTGTAAAACCGAAACTTCCCACCGGAATCAGAGAACCGAAAGTGGTTCGTTTTGATCCTGCGGATCAGCCGATCATTCGTCTTGCGGTCTTTGCAGAATTAGATCAGGCACAACTCTACGACTTAGCAAAAGAAACCATCAAAGCCAGACTCGAACAAGTACAAGGTGTGGGTTCTGTAAAAATCGTCGGCGGAACCAGAAGAGAAATTCAGATCGAACTCGATCGAAACAAACTCAGTTCTTATCAGATGCCGATGGTGGTCATCGCAAACCGGTTAAAAAGCGCGGGCTTAAACGTTCCCGTTGGAAAGTTTGAAACCGGTTCCAAAGAAACTTCTTATCGAACTTTAGGAAGATACGAATCTCTTTCTCAAATCGAAAACACGATCGTTTCCTTCGGCGGTGAAGTAGGAAACGCGGTCTTAATCAAACAATTGGGAACCGTTCGTGATGGAACCGAAGACGAAGAGACGATCGGTTATCTCTGGGCTTCCAAAGACGACGTAATGGAAGAAAAAACTTCTTTCTTCGCAAAGATCGGAAACTTCTTCAAAGGAAAAAAGGAAGTCGCCGAGATTCCAAAAGAAATCAAACCCGCACTCTTCATCGACGTTTACAAACAATCCGGCGGTAACACGGTTGCGGTTGCGGACGAAGTTCTCAAACGAATCGGGAAACTCAACGACGGAATCAAAGACATGGAAGGAAAGCCGAAAATTCGGCTGATCCGAGACGGATCCAAGTGGATTCGTTATAACGTGGAAGACGTGACCGAAGCGATCGTAATCGGGATGCTTCTCGCCGTCATCACGGTTTACTTTTTCTTAGGGAACTTCCGTTCCACTGTGATCACCGGACTCGCACTTCCAAACTCGATGCTCGGTGCGTTCGTTCTTATGTGGGTCATGGGTTTTACGATCAACGTTATGACGCTCTTGGCCTTATCCCTGGCGGTGGGATTGCTCGTCGATGACGCGATCGTCGTTCGAGAAAACATCTTCCGAAAGCTGGAAGAAGGAATGGGAGTTTTAGAAGCGTCCGAAAAAGGAACCACGGAAGTAACGTTAGCCGTAATTGGAACCTCTCTTACGGTGATCGCCGTATTCTTACCCGTTGGATTTCTTTCCGGGATCGTGGGACAATTCTTTAAACAGTTCGGATTGACTGTCGTGTTTGCGATGTTGATCTCCCTTTTTGACGGTCTCGCGGTGGCTCCTATGCTTTCCGCTTACTTCGCGGGAAAGATCGATCATCACGCAAAGAAAAACAAAGCGGTAGAAGCTTTTGACAAGTTTCAAACTTGGTTGGAAAAACAATACGGAAGAATCATGAGAGTCGCTCTAAAAAGACCGGGCCTCGTTCTTTTAGGCGCGCTCGGGATTTTTATTCTCTCCATTTTTTCTTTGAAGTTCGTAAAAAGTACATTCTTACCTGCAAACGACCAGGGAGAATTTTTAGTAACCTTGGATCTTCCACCCGGAACCAGTCTTCAAGGAACCAAACAAGTCGCGGATCAGGTTTTGGACGTTCTCAAAAAAATTCCCGAGATGGATATGATCGCGGTTACGATCGGAAAACCGGACGGAGGAGAACCCAACGCGGCCACTCTTGCGGTTGCATTAGTAAATTCTAAAAAACGAAAACGTACCACGACCCAAGTCAAAGACGATATTCGTGAAATTCTCAAAAAGTTCACGTTTGCAAGACCCGCCGTTTCCGATTATAGCGCGGTCGGAGGTGGGATTCAATATCCGTTCCAACTCGTAATCAAAGGCGAGAATTTAGCTGAAATGGAAGTATATTCCAAAAAGGTTGTGCAGAGATTGAAGTCGATTTCCGATCTCGCCGACTTGGATACGGATTACAGAGCCGGTAAACCGGAATATCAGATCCATCTAGACAACATGAGAATGCAATTGGTCGGGGTTCTTCCCGGTGTTGCGGGATCCGAACTCCGTTATCAAATCGCCGGAGACGAGGTCAGCAAATATTACGATAAAGGAATCGAATACGAAGTCAGAATGAGGCTTCGTCCGGATCAGAGAAACCTAAGAATGGCCTACGGACAAACAAAGGTTCCGAATATCGCCAACAAGTTGATTCCCCTGTCCGCAATCAGCACCGGAAAAGAAACCGCCGGTCCTTCTCGAATCAATCGTATCGACCGTGCGAGAACGATCGTCGTCAACGCGAACTTAGCTCCGGGAGGAGCCGTTCAGGACGCGACTCGGATGGCGGATGAAATTCTTAAAAAAGAACTTCCACCTCCTCCGGGCGTACGTTACAACTTTCAAGGACAGTCCGAAGACTTTAAGGAACTCTTAGCGAATATCATCCTAGCATTCGGTCTGGCGTTGATATTTATCTATCTCGTACTCGCGTCGTTATACGAATCGTTTATCACACCGGTCACGATTCTTTTTGCGATTCCGCCGGCGATCTCGGGAGCGTTTTTCGCACTCGCTCTTACGAACGAAATGCTCAATCTCTTTTCTATGATCGGATTGATTCTTCTTATGGGTCTTGTCGCGAAGAACTCGATTCTTCTCGTGGACTATGCGATGCAGGCGATGAGAGACGAAGGATTGTCGAGAGAAGAAGCGATCTACCAAGCCGGACTCGTTCGACTCAGACCGATCTTGATGACCTCTCTCGCGATGATTATGGGAACGGTTCCGATCGCATTGGGATTTGGAGAAGCGGCAAAGTCAAGAACGGCAATGGGGATCGCGATCATCGGGGGATTGATTCTTTCCACCGTGGTTACGCTCGTGGTCGTTCCTTCGATCTTCGGATTTATCGATCGTTTTAGAGAATGGATCGAATCCAAATTTCGTCCGGACTACGATCTGAACGCGTCGTTGATTCAGCCGTCGCATCCTTCGAACGGTCAGATTGCTTACGAAAAAGAATTACTTCTCGCTCAGGAAGAATCTTTGCCTAAAAAAGTTTCTTCTAAAAAACCAAAAAAATAA
- a CDS encoding enoyl-CoA hydratase/isomerase family protein, whose protein sequence is MKLAKEIITAKDSKIGVLKLVPDGPMTLTLPLMQELASILREFTLDQDIRAGIIAGPDGDFCVGLDPDAILNSNQDEIGKIMTGVFDMFASLISFPKPLISEVGGNAVGGGAIIAYTCDYRYMVDGKGRIGFAEPLVGLPLSSSLVIRMRQTMLPSAASEAALEGALYKPAEAVQNGLLTDIGASLEDLRKKSLSKISVLNRVPASATQETKRSLNREAYEAAKAAPKQLENLFKEQPSMVKNLMEAMKANKERRRPVLTHETNYQ, encoded by the coding sequence ATGAAATTAGCAAAGGAAATCATTACAGCAAAAGATTCTAAGATCGGAGTTTTAAAATTGGTACCAGATGGTCCGATGACCCTAACCCTTCCTCTCATGCAGGAATTGGCTTCCATCTTGAGAGAATTTACTCTGGATCAAGATATCAGAGCGGGAATTATCGCGGGACCGGACGGAGATTTTTGCGTAGGTTTGGATCCGGACGCGATCTTAAATTCCAATCAAGATGAAATCGGAAAGATTATGACGGGAGTATTCGATATGTTTGCTTCCTTGATCAGCTTTCCCAAACCTCTGATCTCTGAAGTCGGAGGAAACGCGGTCGGCGGAGGAGCCATCATCGCTTACACTTGCGACTACCGCTACATGGTGGATGGAAAAGGAAGAATCGGATTTGCAGAACCATTGGTCGGCCTTCCTCTTTCATCTTCGTTAGTTATACGTATGAGACAGACGATGTTGCCTTCTGCGGCGTCCGAAGCGGCGCTCGAAGGCGCGCTCTATAAACCTGCGGAAGCTGTACAAAACGGATTGTTAACCGACATAGGCGCATCCTTAGAAGACTTGAGAAAAAAATCTCTGAGCAAGATCAGCGTTCTAAACCGAGTTCCCGCTTCCGCGACACAGGAAACCAAAAGGTCTCTCAATCGAGAAGCTTACGAAGCAGCGAAAGCCGCTCCCAAACAGCTGGAGAATCTTTTCAAAGAACAACCGAGCATGGTAAAAAATCTAATGGAAGCGATGAAAGCAAACAAAGAGAGAAGAAGGCCCGTGTTAACGCACGAAACAAATTATCAATAA
- a CDS encoding sulfatase yields the protein MFLYRTFFSCKKVLIRSILLLILLNCSRIPETEKNVVRGDLTRLLKNSEFVCSGDTNREIERFRAHWKKNPGRYSGLGPEGRWKNVQMTLYVDETLFINESQDSLFIPSGEECSLTMKEPFSGSNSILFQFYATILSQGSGELAPGQLQILSEDKEILSHDFKIRKEEWKKFSLPLNPKNLNGHSVFKIRWNSKNGSGLFLGSPVLLEKEKTNKQNVILIVIDALRQDALSSGGSPFPTTPVLDSLSKDSIVFKNTIANGNWTKPSMLSFFTSEVASNLGLGNAWFYTSGQQRKIFYSKKPSTLPNAFRDQGYFTESIMNNVFLMDYTSVGVDLGFHKIQQVGKDTLDTEELVFRTETFLREHKDDLFFLHLNLNTPHWGYRPPARYFQELKDQADPLLWKSLDEYQQKYLGEVRYTDALLGRIFEELKKQGLFEDSWIVVTSDHGEMLEKSHYYHHHFITETVYAHGETHYEKEIRVPWIIHPPKSFQDRIRKKEFSGQVSLLSLMPTLLGLNGIEYEKEKLKGNDYSKAIFGKDGPELEPVIYTEGRYSESIQTQAFKYLRRYPGYDTVRRTREGVPHKMPEELYDLKSDPNELVNVVEKNPKLLNEARTILKDNQLDKNVFTLRLPKCEKECEREIRFFSKGGIYRFDFSGGSKVLNEDSKNLNLLLSKESNRSEQTLSIRTVDVSPIFRLQILKDGKVENFRVGKWGIRSDVASGILTVEPDNVSLGRIPYRYSSSEIPFLYYHTGFSGGRESAEEAAMGQEVRKILESWGYIHQ from the coding sequence TCGTTTGTTCGGGAGATACAAATCGAGAGATCGAAAGATTTCGCGCGCATTGGAAGAAGAATCCGGGAAGGTATTCCGGTCTCGGTCCGGAGGGACGCTGGAAGAACGTTCAGATGACGCTCTATGTCGACGAAACTCTCTTTATCAACGAATCTCAAGATTCTTTATTTATTCCTTCCGGAGAAGAATGTTCTCTCACGATGAAAGAACCCTTTTCGGGTTCGAATTCGATTCTATTTCAATTTTATGCGACGATTTTGTCGCAAGGGTCCGGAGAGTTGGCCCCGGGACAATTGCAGATCCTTTCCGAAGACAAAGAAATTCTATCCCACGATTTTAAGATTCGAAAGGAAGAATGGAAAAAGTTTTCTCTTCCTTTGAACCCAAAAAATTTAAACGGACATTCCGTTTTTAAAATCCGTTGGAATTCAAAAAACGGTTCCGGTTTGTTTTTAGGCTCACCCGTTCTATTGGAAAAAGAAAAAACAAATAAGCAGAACGTAATCTTAATCGTGATCGACGCTCTTCGTCAGGACGCGTTGTCTTCGGGAGGATCTCCGTTTCCCACCACTCCTGTTTTGGATTCATTGTCCAAGGATTCGATCGTATTTAAGAATACGATCGCAAACGGAAATTGGACAAAACCTTCCATGCTTTCTTTTTTTACATCCGAGGTGGCGTCTAACTTAGGTTTGGGAAACGCCTGGTTTTACACTTCGGGACAACAGCGAAAGATTTTCTATTCTAAAAAACCTTCTACTCTTCCGAACGCTTTCCGAGATCAGGGGTACTTTACGGAAAGTATCATGAATAACGTTTTTCTAATGGATTATACTTCGGTCGGTGTCGATCTGGGATTTCATAAAATTCAACAGGTTGGCAAAGATACGTTGGATACGGAAGAATTGGTTTTCCGAACGGAAACTTTTCTTCGAGAACATAAGGACGATCTATTCTTTTTACATCTGAATCTAAACACTCCGCACTGGGGATATCGACCGCCTGCTCGTTATTTTCAAGAATTGAAGGATCAAGCCGACCCTCTGTTATGGAAAAGTTTGGACGAATATCAGCAAAAGTATCTGGGAGAAGTTCGTTATACCGACGCCCTTTTAGGAAGAATTTTCGAAGAACTCAAAAAACAAGGATTGTTTGAAGACTCTTGGATCGTGGTTACGAGCGATCATGGAGAGATGTTAGAAAAATCGCATTATTATCATCACCATTTTATTACGGAAACGGTTTACGCACACGGAGAAACACATTACGAAAAGGAAATACGGGTTCCTTGGATCATTCATCCGCCGAAAAGTTTTCAGGATCGAATTCGAAAGAAAGAATTTTCCGGACAAGTTTCTCTTTTGTCCTTAATGCCTACGTTGCTCGGTTTGAACGGAATCGAATACGAAAAAGAAAAACTAAAAGGGAACGATTATTCGAAAGCGATTTTTGGAAAGGACGGCCCCGAACTGGAACCGGTGATCTACACGGAAGGACGATATTCCGAATCGATTCAAACCCAGGCTTTCAAATATCTTCGAAGATATCCGGGTTATGATACGGTTCGAAGAACCAGAGAAGGGGTTCCTCATAAAATGCCCGAAGAGTTGTATGATTTAAAATCCGATCCGAACGAACTCGTAAACGTTGTGGAGAAAAATCCAAAGTTGTTAAACGAAGCTCGGACGATTCTAAAAGACAATCAGCTCGATAAAAACGTTTTTACTCTGAGACTTCCGAAGTGTGAAAAAGAATGCGAACGTGAAATTCGATTTTTTTCGAAAGGTGGGATCTACCGTTTTGATTTTAGCGGCGGCTCTAAAGTATTAAACGAAGATTCAAAAAATCTAAACTTATTGCTCTCAAAAGAATCCAATCGTTCCGAGCAAACCCTCTCTATCAGAACCGTAGACGTTTCTCCGATTTTTCGACTTCAAATTTTGAAGGATGGAAAGGTGGAAAATTTTCGCGTAGGAAAGTGGGGGATCCGATCCGATGTGGCGTCGGGAATCCTAACGGTGGAGCCGGACAACGTTTCTTTAGGGAGAATTCCTTATCGTTATTCTTCTTCAGAAATTCCTTTTTTGTATTATCATACCGGATTTTCAGGTGGACGAGAATCGGCGGAAGAGGCAGCCATGGGTCAGGAAGTTCGTAAGATCTTAGAAAGCTGGGGTTATATCCATCAGTGA
- a CDS encoding PAS domain-containing sensor histidine kinase encodes MENTQDSILSVDRNYRIIVMNHSFHNSIKNGYGIDLKPGMSLVEHFGSEMHNYWKQVYDETFSGSSLQKELEIKTENGSSSYYEILTYPILSHFISANRKPQKKETSHISDTVDDEDLLKEDTVFGATVYIRDITERKLNEQKTLDSIKSKDRLLAAVAHDLKNPISGILSLTELMKDQTTDQNNIKLLNMMLRAGSKSLNIIQELLQIAEMENENYRLKLEKANLNHLIENLIKQNIAEAEKNKIKLYANLGTDPIHVQIELPKFQRVLENLISNSLKFTKEGGKILIRSYAENKNAIIEVEDSGIGIPASFQSVIFEQFTRAKRQGLKGEEATGLGMSIVKVIVELHKGKIRLESQEGIGTKFIIELPLDL; translated from the coding sequence ATAGAAAACACACAGGACTCGATTCTTTCCGTAGACAGAAATTACAGAATCATTGTGATGAATCACTCGTTTCACAATTCGATAAAGAACGGATACGGCATTGATCTAAAACCGGGAATGAGTCTGGTCGAACACTTTGGTTCGGAGATGCATAATTACTGGAAACAGGTTTACGATGAGACTTTCTCCGGAAGTTCGCTTCAAAAAGAACTGGAGATAAAGACCGAAAACGGATCTTCTAGTTATTATGAAATTCTAACATATCCCATTTTGAGTCATTTTATTTCCGCAAATCGAAAACCACAAAAAAAAGAAACCTCGCATATCTCCGATACGGTCGACGATGAGGATCTCCTCAAAGAAGATACGGTTTTCGGAGCGACGGTTTATATACGAGACATCACTGAAAGAAAATTAAACGAACAGAAAACTCTCGATAGCATCAAGAGTAAGGATCGACTGCTTGCCGCCGTCGCGCACGACCTAAAAAATCCGATCAGTGGAATTCTAAGTCTGACCGAGTTGATGAAAGATCAAACAACCGATCAGAACAATATAAAATTACTGAATATGATGCTTCGAGCCGGAAGCAAGTCGCTCAATATCATCCAAGAACTTCTACAAATCGCAGAGATGGAAAATGAAAACTATCGATTAAAATTAGAAAAAGCGAATCTAAATCATCTCATAGAAAATCTCATCAAACAAAACATAGCCGAAGCCGAAAAAAACAAAATCAAATTGTATGCGAATCTTGGAACGGACCCCATTCACGTTCAGATAGAATTACCTAAATTCCAGAGAGTTTTAGAAAACCTAATCTCGAATTCTCTAAAGTTCACTAAAGAAGGCGGAAAAATTCTCATACGTTCGTATGCGGAAAATAAAAATGCAATCATTGAAGTGGAAGATTCCGGGATAGGAATTCCGGCAAGTTTCCAATCGGTCATCTTTGAACAGTTCACAAGGGCCAAACGCCAAGGATTAAAAGGCGAAGAAGCAACCGGTTTAGGAATGTCGATCGTAAAGGTGATCGTTGAACTTCACAAAGGGAAAATTCGATTGGAAAGCCAGGAAGGAATCGGAACAAAATTCATCATCGAACTCCCTCTCGATCTATAA
- a CDS encoding MarR family winged helix-turn-helix transcriptional regulator gives MCLLWFMATDLVSQILEFYPRIFFACHTRHVEDPKTKQLLTANQVSILDHLDGDEPVSLFDLALHMGVTPSTMSITVSRLEVLGYLVKEKNPKDGRGTLIRLTKSGEKIKGKKSVLDPNLVKNLLKRLSKEEQDAAVKGLGLLAFAAELEMKNKSLSRSWSKRK, from the coding sequence ATGTGTTTACTCTGGTTTATGGCGACGGATTTGGTAAGTCAGATTCTTGAATTCTATCCTAGGATTTTTTTTGCCTGTCATACGAGACACGTTGAGGATCCGAAAACCAAACAACTGTTGACCGCAAATCAAGTGAGTATTTTGGACCATTTGGATGGAGATGAGCCCGTAAGCCTATTTGATCTGGCGCTTCACATGGGAGTGACCCCCTCTACTATGTCGATCACGGTTTCTCGCCTGGAAGTCTTAGGATATCTCGTAAAAGAAAAAAATCCAAAAGATGGAAGGGGCACCCTGATTCGTTTAACAAAATCGGGTGAGAAGATCAAAGGTAAAAAATCGGTCTTGGATCCAAATCTCGTCAAAAATTTGCTCAAGCGACTGAGTAAGGAAGAACAAGACGCCGCCGTAAAAGGTTTAGGTTTGCTTGCTTTTGCCGCAGAGTTGGAAATGAAAAACAAAAGTCTCTCTCGTTCTTGGTCCAAGAGAAAGTGA
- a CDS encoding LIC10604 family protein: MIYTILIYVFGFLVLLVIGIYGIGASLPVEHSSSLEQVFPASTDRIYSLIHNFKEYPSWRPNLKKIETISSSSWKETDSHNEVMTYSFVQDRKNELVESKIMDEDKPFGGSWTFELSSVSEGSKLKITENGKVFSPVFRFFSKYVFGHTATIRTYLEFMKKEIERTEK; the protein is encoded by the coding sequence ATGATTTATACTATTCTCATCTATGTCTTTGGTTTTTTAGTTCTTTTGGTAATCGGCATCTACGGCATAGGGGCGAGCTTACCGGTCGAACATTCCTCTTCGTTAGAACAAGTCTTTCCCGCTTCTACGGATCGTATTTATTCACTCATTCATAATTTTAAAGAATATCCGTCTTGGAGACCGAATCTAAAAAAAATCGAAACGATCTCTTCTTCCTCTTGGAAAGAAACCGATTCGCATAACGAGGTAATGACATATTCCTTTGTTCAAGATCGCAAAAACGAACTCGTCGAATCCAAAATTATGGACGAGGATAAACCCTTCGGCGGCTCTTGGACTTTCGAATTGAGTTCCGTTTCGGAAGGGAGCAAACTTAAGATTACCGAAAACGGAAAAGTATTTTCTCCCGTTTTTCGTTTCTTTTCTAAATACGTATTCGGACATACTGCAACCATTCGGACGTATTTAGAATTTATGAAAAAAGAAATTGAAAGGACGGAGAAGTAA
- a CDS encoding DUF3052 family protein, giving the protein MAGYSGKPLGDKLGLKPGMKVYFKGLPDEVHKDLESYLSEVDLSNTLKGAQDYLHLFTKETKELQKQFSKLVDHLADKGMIWISWPKGSSKIPTDLNENVVRELGLKLGIVDVKVCAVSDIWSGLKFYRRKT; this is encoded by the coding sequence ATGGCCGGCTACTCCGGTAAACCTCTGGGAGACAAACTGGGTTTAAAACCGGGAATGAAAGTTTATTTCAAAGGCCTTCCGGACGAAGTTCATAAGGACCTTGAAAGTTACTTATCCGAAGTGGATCTTTCCAATACGTTAAAAGGCGCTCAGGATTATCTGCATCTCTTCACGAAAGAAACGAAGGAACTTCAAAAACAGTTTTCCAAACTCGTCGATCATCTTGCCGACAAAGGAATGATTTGGATTTCTTGGCCCAAGGGATCCTCCAAGATTCCTACGGACTTGAATGAAAACGTAGTTCGAGAACTCGGTTTAAAATTGGGAATTGTGGACGTTAAAGTCTGCGCGGTTTCCGATATTTGGTCCGGACTCAAATTTTATAGAAGAAAAACGTAA